One window of Triplophysa rosa linkage group LG10, Trosa_1v2, whole genome shotgun sequence genomic DNA carries:
- the si:ch211-266g18.10 gene encoding axoneme-associated protein mst101(2) isoform X11, with translation MTQATKEVQSIPPTPADAPVTPVHPDTLTARSHGFLRILKRPAQWLIVISLLISWSVAGVVMFDFVTDDQLANIQEFGSDPMLAIDKTFEGIENGMNNMINTVTDAYDHVVEMNFNPMDAVNLAADSSVAFLSFSGVGDFGVTETVAFGGTVLDEATEWIRFPINYLFHMFEDILDVTIIYPADVASDALVYTLSGVKDVFQYLSTVFVGIEAQIPKMSIDPMKLAGNVAEEATELKNSISNYLSNLFVGDEGVIPDISFDPMKVVTDSVEEFVDRRDMFLAYLSNMLIKDKDEAPQMLRRKGEFLPPMEKVLEHVKEAKEKKAREEIYKIIQDMRGKKAEAEEDEIMQQINITVEKEKKKEVKPDKKVSEKVQKSKEDKKLTKDKSHKPTERKRPLKKGKVTDEKSILKQKKLKSEETSSKPKRSETKEHEKTLSEKKPQDDERAEAEKKIKPAKKEAKPKKEKVKPADIPKGVKKEKTKPAPVKKEPGVTKGKAKPARSKKEAEAVKEEHPAKKESRDIKKAAKPAPKEKVTKAVKEKAEPVVKKEDEVAEKKVKAAPKKKEPEVSKEKTKPTPSKKEEEAPKKKAKPARVEKEPVVSKKKSKPEPSKKEPDVPKEKEKPAKRELKPKAAPVKKEPEVSKEKAKLSLLQKEDKVLKPGPGKKEAGDIKEKAKPTLAKKEAVQKKPKPAAVKKEPEVTKEKEASSKKEPKITKEIPKPPKKAEVIKEIRVPEKKEAEVIEAKVKPAPEKKETEVIKEKVKPAPVKKEAKVIKDKAKHAPEKKVISEAEVIKDKAKAAPVKKEAEVTKEKAPEPAHKREPKVTKEEEKTAPPKTVEVPKEKPKQVLKETEPDITKEMPEPKKKPKAIKEKAKPAPTKKEAEVIKEKAERVTVKKEPKAIKEKAKPAPTKKEAEVIKEKAKPVPEKKEAEVIKKKTKPTPVKKEPLITKEKPKPTPKKEAESIKERAKPAPKMKEVKEKTKPAPVKKEAEVIKEKVKPAPVKKAEVVKEKAKPAPEKKEAKVIEGKVKEAPVKKEAEIIKEKVKPAAAKKEAEVIKEKVKVAPVKKEPGVPKEKTMKPAPEPAKKVEVPKEKVKPVLKEKEAKVIKAKDKPAPVKKEPAVTKEKEKPAPKKKEAEIIKEKVKPAPVKKEPEVSKKAPESKPEPVKKVEVPKEMVKPVHEEKAAEAIKEKAEPVPKKKEPGVVKKAHEAKPKREPEVTKEKKKTEAKKEAKVIKEKVKATPVKQEADVPKEKTVKPEPVKKVEAPKEKAKLVPKEKEPEITKEKAKPAPKKADAIKEKVKPAPKMKEAKDIKEKVKPAPVKKEAIVIKEKVKPAPEKKEAELIKEKAKATPVKKEPEVTKKKAPKKEAEILEEKIKPATEKKEAEAIKEKAKPVTEKLKEAEVKVKPAPVKKEPEVIKEKEKPAPKKKEAEVIKEKAKPAPVKKAPEVLKEKVLEPKPTPLKKDAKVIKEDLKPTEKKEAEVIKEKVKPAPKIKEAEVIKEKITPAPEKKEAEVIKEKVKPAPKKKEAEVIEKVKPAPKIKEAKVIKEEVKSAPEIKEAEEIKKKIKPAQEAKVIKEKVKPAPEIKESEEIKEKVKPDPEKKEAEVIKEKVKPAQKKEVEEIKEKVQPTPEIKEAKVTKEKVKAAPVKKEPEVAKEKAPEPPTPKRDVPPSLGVDLELLNSINQKLSLLDLLRKDIGEMKSDLESTQNQIHLLRMDNRTIKEPETVGVKVKRAVSKEKVQKEPEVLRKITKTAHLKKERDALKNITKPAPAKKDQEVKIRPGPKQKEIHHVEVEAEKPLQKESEEVKEAEVKLTEKEAVKDKEVKGEEPDVTKDIPEIEEEDIPYFQCFFVDEDDTQYPFFPFPPPLSPNFGV, from the exons ATGACTCAGGCAACTAAAG AAGTACAATCCATCCCTCCCACTCCTGCAGATGCCCCAGTAACGCCAGTGCATCCAGACACTCTCACGGCCAGAAGTCATGGGTTTCTCAGAATCTTAAAGCGTCCCGCACAATGGCTGATCGTCATCTCGCTTCTGATCTCATGGTCAGTAGCTGGTGTTGTCATGTTTGACTTTGTGACTGACGATCAGCTTGCAA ACATCCAGGAATTTGGATCTGATCCGATGTTAGCAATAGATAAGACGTTTGAAGGCATTGAAAACGGAATGAACAACATGATCAATACCGTCACTGATGCATATG ATCACGTCGTTGAAATGAACTTTAATCCGATGGACGCTGTTAATTTAGCAGCAGACTCATCTGtggcttttctgtcatttaGTGGTGTtg GAGACTTTGGAGTCACTGAAACAGTGGCATTTGGTGGCACTGTTCTAGATGAAGCTACAGAATGGATTAGATTTCCTATCAACTACTTATTCCACATGTTTGAAG ACATTCTGGACGTAACTATCATTTATCCTGCGGACGTGGCCAGTGATGCACTCGTGTACACTTTAAGTGGGGTCAAGGATGTTTTTCAATATCTTTCCACTGTGTTTGTGGGCATCGAAG CTCAGATTCCCAAAATGAGCATTGATCCCATGAAACTGGCTGGCAATGTTGCAGAAGAGGCCACAGAGCTAAAGAACTCTATTTCTAACTACCTTTCCAACTTATTTGTTGGAGATGAAG GTGTTATTCCTGACATTAGCTTTGACCCTATGAAAGTTGTCACAGACTCTGTTGAGGAATTTGTTGACAGGAGAGACATGTTCTTGGCCTACCTGTCAAACATGCTCATCAAAGACAAAG ATGAAGCACCACAAATGTTAAGAAGAAAAG GAGAATTTCTGCCCCCTATGGAAAAAG TTCTTGAACACGTGAAAGAGGCCAAAGAAAAAAAGGCTAGAGAGGAGATATACAAAATCATTCAAG ACATGAGAGGTAAGAAGGCCGAAGCTGAAGAGGATGAAATAATGCAACAAATAAACATAACtgtagaaaaagaaaagaagaaagaagTTAAACCCGACAAGAAAGTCAGTGAAAAAGTTCAAAAGTCCAAGGAGGACAAGAAACTTACAAAAGACAAGAGTCATAAACCAACAG AAAGGAAAAGACCTCTTAAAAAGGGCAAGGTGACTGATGAAAAGTCCATTCTGAAACAGAAGAAACTGAAATCGG aAGAAACGTCATCAAAGCCTAAAAGAAGTGAAACAAAAGAACATGAaaaaactctttcagaaaagaAACCCCAGGATGATGAGAGAGCAG AAGCTGAGAAAAAGATTAAACCAGCCAAGAAAG AAGCCAaacctaaaaaagaaaaagtgaaacc tgcggACATCCCAAAAG GTGTTAAGAAAGAGAAAACCAAACCAGCCCCTGTTAAGAAAG AGCCTGGAGTTACCAAAGGAAAGGCCAAACCAGCTCGTTCAAAAAAAG AAGCTGAAGCTGTCAAGGAGGAACATCCTGCAAAAAAAG AATCTAGAGATATTAAGAAAGCGGCAAAACCAGCTCCAAAAGAAAAAG TTACAAAGGCAGTGAAGGAAAAGGCTGAGCCAGTTGTGAAGAAAG aAGATGAAGTTGCAGAGAAGAAAGTCAAAGCAGCACCCAAAAAGAAAG AGCCTGAGGTTTCCAAAGAGAAGACCAAACCAACACCCTCAAAGAAAG AGGAGGAAGCCCCTAAAAAGAAAGCTAAGCCAGCCCGTGTGGAGAAAG AGCCTGTTGTCTCCAAAAAGAAGTCCAAACCAGAACCTTCAAAGAAag AACCTGATGTTCCTAAGGAGAAAGAAAAACCAGCCAAAAGAG AATTGAAGCCAAAGGCAGCTCCTGTGAAAAAAG agCCTGAAGTTTCCAAGGAAAAGGCGAAGCTATCACTTTTGCAGAAAG AGGATAAAGTTCTCAAACCAGGTCCTGGGAAGAAAG AGGCTGGTGATATTAAAGAGAAGGCAAAACCTACTCTTGCAAAGAAAG AAGCTGTGCAGAAAAAGCCTAAACCAGCTGCTGTCAAGAAAG AGCCTGAAGTTACAAAAGAGAAAGAAGCCTCTTCAAAGAAAG AACCTAAGATAACTAAAGAAATACCCAAGCCACCAAAGAAAG CTGAAGTGATCAAAGAGATCAGAGTTCCAGAGAAGAAAG AGGCTGAAGTCATTGAGGCGAAAGTTAAACCAGCCCCTGAGAAGAAAG AGACTGAAGTCATTAAAGAGAAAGTTAAACCAGCTCCTGTAAAGAAAg AAGCAAAAGTCATCAAGGACAAAGCTAAACATGCCCCCGAGAAGAAAG TCATTTCAGAGGCTGAAGTCATCAAGGACAAAGCTAAAGCCGCTCCTGTTAAGAAAG AGGCTGAAGTTACTAAAGAAAAGGCACCTGAACCAGCACACAAAAGAG AACCTAAAGTTACCAAAGAGGAAGAAAAAACAGCGCCTCCTAAAACAG TCGAGGTTCCAAAGGAAAAGCCAAAACAAGTCCTCAAAGAAACAG AACCTGACATAACCAAAGAGATGCCAGAGCCAAAGAAAA AGCCAAAAGCCATCAAAGAGAAAGCTAAACCAGCCCCTACCAAGAAAG aGGCTGAAGTTATTAAAGAGAAAGCTGAACGGGTCACTGTAAAGAAAG AGCCAAAAGCCATCAAAGAGAAAGCTAAACCAGCCCCTACCAAGAAAG AGGCTGAAGTTATTAAAGAGAAAGCTAAACCGGTCCCTGAAAAGAAAG AGGCCGAAGTCatcaagaagaaaaccaaacCAACTCCTGTAAAGAAAG AACCTTTGATAACCAAAGAAAAACCCAAACCAACACCAAAGAAAG aAGCTGAATCCATTAAAGAAAGAGCTAAACCAGCACCCAAGATGAAAG AGGTTAAAGAGAAAACTAAACCAGCCCCTGTGAAGAAAG AGGCCGAAGTCATTAAAGAGAAAGTTAAACCAGCTCCTGTGAAGAAAG ctgAAGTAGTCAAAGAAAAGGCTAAACCAGCCCCTGAAAAGAAAG AGGCTAAAGTCATTGAGGGGAAAGTTAAAGAAGCTCCTGTAAAGAAAG AGGCTGAAATCATCAAAGAGAAAGTCAAACCAGCCGCGGCCAAGAAAG AGGCTGAAGTCATCAAGGAGAAAGTTAAAGTAGCTCCTGTAAAGAAag AGCCTGGAGTTCCTAAAGAAAAGACAATGAAACCAGCACCAGAACCTGCAAAGAAAG TTGAGGTTCCCAAAGAAAAGGTTAAACCAGTCCTTAAAGAGAAAG AAGCTAAAGTTATCAAGGCCAAAGATAAACCAGCTCCTGTGAAGAAAG AGCCTGCAGTTaccaaagagaaagaaaagccAGCGCCTAAGAAGAAAG AGGCTGAAATTATCAAGGAGAAAGTCAAACCAGCTCCTGTTAAGAAAG AACCTGAAGTTTCTAAAAAAGCACCTGAATCAAAACCAGAACCCGTAAAGAAAG TTGAGGTTCCTAAAGAAATGGTGAAACCGGTCCATGAAGAAAAAG caGCTGAAGCAATCAAAGAGAAAGCTGAACCAGTCCCTAAGAAAAAAG AGCCTGGAGTTGTTAAAAAGGCACATGAAGCAAAACCCAAAAGAG aGCCTGAAGTTaccaaagagaaaaaaaaaacagaagctaAGAAAG AGGCTAAAGTAATAAAGGAGAAAGTTAAAGCAACTCCTGTAAAGCAAG AGGCTGACGTTCCTAAAGAAAAAACAGTCAAACCAGAACCTGTGAAGAAAG TTGAGGCTCCAAAGGAAAAGGCAAAACTAGTGCCTAAAGAGAAAG AACCTGAAATAACCAAAGAAAAGGCGAAGCCAGCACCAAAGAAAG CTGATGCCATCAAAGAGAAAGTCAAACCAGCCCCTAAGATGAAAG aggCTAAAGACATCAAGGAGAAAGTTAAACCAGCTCCTGTAAAAAAAG agGCAATTGTCATCAAGGAAAAAGTTAAACCTGCCCCTGAGAAAAAAG AAGCTGAACTCATCAAGGAAAAAGCTAAAGCGACTCCTGTAAAGAAAG AGCCTGAAGTTACTAAGAAAAAGGCACCTAAAAAAG AGGCTGAAATCCttgaggagaaaataaaaccagCCACTGAGAAGAAAG AGGCTGAAGCCATCAAGGAGAAAGCTAAACCTGTCACAGAGAAGTTAAAAG AGGCTGAAGTCAAAGTGAAACCAGCTCCTGTAAAGAAAG AGCCTGAAGTTatcaaagaaaaagaaaaaccagcACCTAAGAAGAAAG AGGCTGAAGTCATCAAGGAGAAAGCTAAACCAGCTCCTGTAAAGAAAG CTCCTGAAGTTCTTAAAGAAAAGGTGCTTGAACCAAAACCAACTCCTTTAAAGAAAG ATGCTAAAGTGATCAAGGAAGATCTTAAACCAACGGAGAAGAAAG AGGCTGAAGTGATCAAGGAGAAAGTTAAACCAGCACCTAAAATTAAAG AGGCTGAAGTGATCAAGGAGAAAATTACACCAGCCCCTGAGAAGAAAG AGGCTGAAGTGATCAAGGAGAAAGTTAAACCAGCCCCCAAGAAGAAAG AGGCTGAAGTGATTGAGAAAGTTAAACCAGCTCCTAAAATTAAAG AGGCTAAAGTGATCAAGGAGGAAGTTAAATCAGCCCCTGAAATTAAAG AGGCTGAAGAGatcaagaaaaaaattaaaccaGCCCAAG AGGCTAAAGTGATCAAGGAGAAAGTTAAACCAGCCCCTGAAATTAAAG AGTCTGAAGAGATCAAGGAGAAAGTTAAACCAGACCCTGAGAAAAAAG AGGCTGAAGTGATCAAGGAGAAAGTAAAACCAGCTCAGAAGAAAG aGGTTGAAGAGATCAAGGAGAAAGTTCAACCGACCCCTGAAATTAAAG AGGCTAAAGTCACAAAGGAGAAAGTGAAAGCAGCTCCTGTAAAGAAAG AGCCTGAAGTTGCTAAAGAAAAAGCACCTGAACCACCCACACCAAAGAGAG ATGTTCCTCCATCTCTTGGTGTGGATCTGGAGCTCCTGAACTCTATCAACCAAAAACTGTCTCTTCTGGATTTACTGAGGAAGGACATTGGTGAAATGAAAAGTGACCTGGAGTCCACTCAGAATCAAATTCATCTTTTAAGGATGGACAACAGAACAATCAAAG agCCAGAGACTGTTGGTGTAAAAGTAAAGCGAGCAGTCTCCAAGGAAAAAGTTCAAAAAG aaccAGAAGTTTTAAGAAAGATTACAAAGACTGCACATCTTAAGAAAG AACGTGATGCCCTGAAAAACATCACAAAGCCTGCACCTGCAAAGAAAG ATCAAGAGGTCAAGATCAGGCCAGGGCCTAAACAGAAAG AAATCCATCATGTAGAGGTGGAAGCAGAGAAACCTTTACAAAAAG AATCCGAGGAGGTCAAAGAAGCAGAAG TCAAGCTAACCGAGAAAGAAGCTGTCAAGGACAAAGAAGTAAAAG gagAAGAACCCGATGTCACCAAAGATATTCCAGAAATAGAGGAGG AGGACATTCCCTACTTCCAGTGTTTCTTTGTGGATGAGGATGACACTCAGTACCCGTTCTTCCCCTTCCCACCTCCACTCTCACCAAACTTCGGAGTCTGA